A single region of the Desulfonatronovibrio magnus genome encodes:
- the hepT gene encoding type VII toxin-antitoxin system HepT family RNase toxin, which produces MTKGDISKRVVADRVQWVETMLEKIRELPIENRDEFFADSRNALACESCLRRALEALLDLGRHILAKRFCRAVEEYKEIGPALAKEQVITESQAQLFRIMAGYRNRMVHFYHDVSDEEIRTICTDHLGDIVLVLESLKRWLRDQLHGSDSDV; this is translated from the coding sequence CGATATTTCTAAGCGTGTTGTTGCTGACAGGGTGCAATGGGTCGAAACCATGCTGGAGAAGATCAGGGAACTTCCCATTGAGAACCGGGATGAGTTTTTTGCGGATTCCCGGAACGCCCTGGCCTGTGAGTCATGTCTGCGCCGTGCCCTGGAAGCCCTGCTTGATCTGGGCAGACATATTCTGGCCAAGAGATTCTGCCGGGCAGTTGAAGAATACAAAGAAATCGGACCAGCCCTGGCCAAAGAACAAGTCATAACTGAGAGCCAGGCTCAACTTTTCCGGATCATGGCTGGATACAGAAATCGCATGGTGCATTTTTACCATGACGTTTCCGATGAAGAAATCCGGACAATATGCACTGACCATCTTGGAGATATCGTGCTTGTGCTTGAATCCCTGAAAAGATGGCTCAGGGACCAGCTGCATGGCAGCGACTCAGATGT